Proteins encoded within one genomic window of Gadus macrocephalus chromosome 16, ASM3116895v1:
- the LOC132473885 gene encoding mitochondrial uncoupling protein 2-like has translation MMVAVRSADRMPPTTAVKVLGAGTAACVADLITFPLDTAKVRLQIQGESKSSGSLRYKGVFGTISTMVRTEGARSLYSGLVAGLQRQMSFASVRIGLYDSMKQVYTRGSDNAGMGARLLAGCTTGGLAVAVAQPTDVVKVRFQAQVRLPGAGAAAQRYSGTFDAYRTIAREEGLRGLWRGCLPNITRNAIVNCSELVTYDLIKELILKRKLMTDNMPCHFTAAFAAGFCTTIVASPVDVVKTRYMNSAPGRYRGATNCAITMLMKEGPQAFYKGFVPSFLRLGSWNIVMFVSYEQIKRGMMKAHQSWQLPV, from the exons ATGATGGTGGCTGTCCGAAGCGCAGACCGCATGCCCCCTACCACCGCTGTGAAGGTCTTGGGAGCTGGGACCGCTGCGTGTGTCGCGGACTTGATCACTTTCCCCCTGGACACGGCAAAAGTCCGGCTCCAG ATCCAGGGGGAATCAAAGTCCTCCGGGAGCCTGCGCTACAAGGGCGTGTTTGGGACCATCAGCACCATGGTGAGGACGGAGGGGGCCCGCAGCCTGTACAGCGGTCTGGTTGCGGGACTCCAGAGACAGATGAGCTTCGCCTCCGTCCGTATCGGACTCTACGACTCCATGAAGCAAGTCTACACCCGGGGATCAGACA aTGCGGGCATGGGCGCGCGGCTGCTGGCCGGCTGCACCACGGGGGGCCTGGCGGTGGCTGTGGCCCagcccaccgacgtggtcaaggTCCGCTTCCAGGCCCAGGTCCGGCTCCCGggggccggcgccgccgcccAGCGCTACAGCGGCACCTTCGACGCGTACCGCACCATCGcgagggaggaggggctgagggggctctggagag gATGTCTGCCCAATATCACCCGTAACGCCATTGTGAACTGCTCGGAGCTGGTGACCTACGACCTAATCAAAGAGCTCATCCTCAAGCGCAAACTCATGAcag aCAACATGCCCTGTCACTTCACGGCCGCCTTCGCCGCCGGTTTCTGCACCACCATCGTGGCATCCCCCGTGGACGTGGTCAAGACGCGCTACATGAACTCCGCCCCGGGCCGGTACAGGGGGGCCACCAACTGCGCCATCACAATGCTCATGAAGGAGGGGCCCCAGGCCTTCTATAAGGG GTTTGTTCCCTCCTTCCTGCGTCTGGGCTCCTGGAACATCGTGATGTTTGTGAGCTACGAGCAGATCAAGAGAGGCATGATGAAGGCCCACCAGTCCTGGCAGTTGCCCGTCTAG
- the LOC132473883 gene encoding vacuolar protein sorting-associated protein 37B-like isoform X2 yields the protein MSAQFGFLRIAELRRLLQDEEKCNAIIRYSEKFQSLKSAIENILVSNHRLAKASLFHKPAFRDTKRLLAMKYKELEKLMGNIRAKLSYLDEKYTGLLHMVQLSLVKNILSVEQESEALLQRFVDGETPVGDFLEGFLHLRKLYHVRQVLRDVTRDMVIARRTPGSPAGVGTTGDPRRFVPPPAGPLSHPRCDRFCSLAPVLVLPAIGRSLAPPPSGALGRREAPPRGQGGSYWVHHHHHHHHLHHHQHHLLQQHQQRLRCSRRGRKPARLQKPQTPPGRRGPGLD from the exons ATGTCAGCACAATTCGGCTTTTTGAGGATCGCTGAACTGCGGCGTCTTCTGCAGGATGAGGAGAAATGCAACGCAATAATCCGATATAGCGAAAAG TTTCAGAGTCTGAAGAGCGCCATTGAGAACATTTTGGTTTCCAATCATAGATTGGCAAAAGCCAGTCTTTTTCATAAACCAGCCTTTAGAGATACAAAGAGGCTGCTTGCAATGAAATACAAGGAGTTAGAGAAGCTAATGGGGAACATCAGAGCAAAACTAAGTTATCTGG ATGAAAAGTACACAGGCCTACTTCATATGGTTCAACTGTCCCTCGTGAAAAATATATTAAGTGTAGAGCAGGAAAGTGAG GCTCTCCTACAGAGGTTTGTGGACGGGGAAACACCTGTGGGCGACTTCCTGGAAGGGTTCCTACACCTGCGGAAACTCTACCACGTCCGGCAGGTCTTGAGGGACGTAACCCGAGACATGGTCATCGCCCGACGGACCCCTGGGAGCCCAGCGGGCGTCGGTACCACCGGAGACCCCCGGCGGTTCGTCCCCCCGCCCGCTGGGCCCCTCTCGCACCCCCGCTGCGATCGCTTCTGCAGCCTGGCGCCGGTCTTGGTCTTACCCGCCATCGGCCGGTCCCTCGCCCCCCCGCCGTCGGGGGCCCTTGGGCGCCGGGAGGCCCCGCCCCGGGGGCAGGGCGGGTCCTACtgggtccaccaccaccaccaccaccatcacctccaccaccaccagcaccacctcctccagcagcaccagcagcggcTGCGATGttccaggagggggaggaaaccCGCCCGCCTTCAGAaaccccagaccccccctggGAGGCGGGGCCCGGGGCTCGACTGA
- the LOC132473883 gene encoding vacuolar protein sorting-associated protein 37B-like isoform X1, which produces MSAQFGFLRIAELRRLLQDEEKCNAIIRYSEKFQSLKSAIENILVSNHRLAKASLFHKPAFRDTKRLLAMKYKELEKLMGNIRAKLSYLGKLKLIFNISNIFSNYVLATLAYILLNTVKIFLFYVVNFTDEKYTGLLHMVQLSLVKNILSVEQESEALLQRFVDGETPVGDFLEGFLHLRKLYHVRQVLRDVTRDMVIARRTPGSPAGVGTTGDPRRFVPPPAGPLSHPRCDRFCSLAPVLVLPAIGRSLAPPPSGALGRREAPPRGQGGSYWVHHHHHHHHLHHHQHHLLQQHQQRLRCSRRGRKPARLQKPQTPPGRRGPGLD; this is translated from the exons ATGTCAGCACAATTCGGCTTTTTGAGGATCGCTGAACTGCGGCGTCTTCTGCAGGATGAGGAGAAATGCAACGCAATAATCCGATATAGCGAAAAG TTTCAGAGTCTGAAGAGCGCCATTGAGAACATTTTGGTTTCCAATCATAGATTGGCAAAAGCCAGTCTTTTTCATAAACCAGCCTTTAGAGATACAAAGAGGCTGCTTGCAATGAAATACAAGGAGTTAGAGAAGCTAATGGGGAACATCAGAGCAAAACTAAGTTATCTGGGTAAGTTAAAGTTGATTTTTaacatttctaatatattttcTAATTATGTATTGGCTACATTGGCCTATATTCTTCTCAATACCGTTAAaatctttcttttttatgttGTTAATTTCACAGATGAAAAGTACACAGGCCTACTTCATATGGTTCAACTGTCCCTCGTGAAAAATATATTAAGTGTAGAGCAGGAAAGTGAG GCTCTCCTACAGAGGTTTGTGGACGGGGAAACACCTGTGGGCGACTTCCTGGAAGGGTTCCTACACCTGCGGAAACTCTACCACGTCCGGCAGGTCTTGAGGGACGTAACCCGAGACATGGTCATCGCCCGACGGACCCCTGGGAGCCCAGCGGGCGTCGGTACCACCGGAGACCCCCGGCGGTTCGTCCCCCCGCCCGCTGGGCCCCTCTCGCACCCCCGCTGCGATCGCTTCTGCAGCCTGGCGCCGGTCTTGGTCTTACCCGCCATCGGCCGGTCCCTCGCCCCCCCGCCGTCGGGGGCCCTTGGGCGCCGGGAGGCCCCGCCCCGGGGGCAGGGCGGGTCCTACtgggtccaccaccaccaccaccaccatcacctccaccaccaccagcaccacctcctccagcagcaccagcagcggcTGCGATGttccaggagggggaggaaaccCGCCCGCCTTCAGAaaccccagaccccccctggGAGGCGGGGCCCGGGGCTCGACTGA